Proteins encoded within one genomic window of Geotalea daltonii FRC-32:
- a CDS encoding indolepyruvate oxidoreductase subunit beta → MNQQLIISGVGGQGILFITRLLAETAIHKGLPVLTSETHGMAQRGGIVISHLKVGDFSSPLVRPGQADGLLALKAETVALHRHFLNNGGWIVANATSLAVVETEHPLATMDADTVALAMGNPQSINLIVLGRALAEPDRLFCTSAEVERTIQQKLSGKKKQLDGAIAAFRAGIEGCQGRSN, encoded by the coding sequence ATGAACCAACAATTAATCATTTCCGGAGTCGGCGGCCAGGGCATCCTCTTCATTACCCGGCTTCTGGCAGAGACGGCCATCCATAAGGGGCTGCCGGTGCTCACCTCCGAAACGCACGGCATGGCCCAGCGGGGCGGCATCGTCATTTCCCACCTGAAGGTTGGCGACTTTTCCAGTCCCCTGGTCAGGCCTGGGCAGGCTGATGGCCTGCTCGCCCTAAAAGCTGAAACGGTAGCGCTGCACCGCCATTTTCTCAATAACGGCGGCTGGATTGTTGCCAATGCAACCTCACTTGCCGTGGTGGAAACGGAGCATCCCCTTGCCACCATGGATGCGGATACTGTCGCCCTTGCCATGGGCAATCCACAGTCGATAAACCTGATTGTCCTCGGCCGGGCTCTGGCTGAACCTGACCGGTTGTTCTGCACCTCAGCCGAAGTGGAGAGGACCATTCAGCAAAAACTTTCGGGAAAGAAGAAACAGCTGGACGGGGCAATTGCTGCTTTTCGCGCCGGGATTGAAGGCTGTCAAGGAAGGAGTAACTGA